One genomic segment of Besnoitia besnoiti strain Bb-Ger1 chromosome VII, whole genome shotgun sequence includes these proteins:
- a CDS encoding glycerophosphodiester phosphodiesterase family protein (encoded by transcript BESB_076370), with the protein MEYVLLNATSVSPTVLFGAGACCCVAAASYFLNRWPGLLWNTRPTFRSPPRNIAHRGGQAERAENTVLSFTYAVNECKCRMVELDVWMTKDKQLVVAHDDDIKRITGKDVLISETNYADLPPVLGSDRLKDSPMEFVPEFKSFQKDFPPQPIPLLEEVFAALPDTIINVDIKAEGDPESVRKTLDLVRKYNRVNKTVYGSFDQATLDLIRAMEKDAIISIGPRRAKLLVFAYYTGLMPFVPIWEQAWEFPVCRYYFFSWLGKSSGKWERRLPRFLHGMVQRLCHLYAWLSFKLLTNPSFVAALKRRGVVAFGWVTNTAEEFSDGFYRVGCDGLMTDRPALLAEWLKNEGMDDSALEGECKEL; encoded by the coding sequence ATGGAGTATGTGTTGCTGAATGCTACGTCAGTCTCCCCGACTGTTTTGTTCGGGGCGGGTGCATGCTGTTGTGTCGCCGCTGCAAGTTACTTTCTCAACCGATGGCCAGGGCTTCTCTGGAATACGCGTCCAACTTTCAGAAGTCCTCCACGCAACATTGCACACCGCGGAGGACAGGCAGAGCGCGCCGAGAATACGGTCTTGTCTTTTACATATGCTGTCAATGAGTGCAAGTGCAGAATGGTTGAGCTGGATGTGTGGATGACCAAAGATAAACAGCTAGTCGTTGCGCACGACGATGACATCAAGCGCATCACTGGAAAAGACGTTTTGATAAGCGAAACCAATTACGCAGACCTGCCTCCGGTTCTGGGCTCAGACCGTCTCAAGGACAGCCCTATGGAGTTCGTACCCGAGTTCAAGTCTTTTCAAAAAGACttccctccgcagccgatTCCTCTGTTGGAGGAGGTTTTCGCTGCACTGCCCGACACGATCATAAACGTAGATATTAAGGCGGAAGGTGATCCAGAGAGTGTACGCAAGACGTTGGATCTCGTGCGGAAATACAATCGTGTAAATAAAACAGTGTACGGATCATTTGACCAAGCGACTCTCGATCTTATCAGAGCAATGGAGAAGGACGCGATTATTTCGATCGGCCCGCGTCGTGCGAAGCTTCTCGTTTTTGCATATTACACAGGGTTGATGCCATTCGTCCCCATCTGGGAACAAGCGTGGGAGTTCCCTGTTTGCAGATATTATTTCTTCTCGTGGCTAGGCAAGTCAAGTGGGAAGTGGGAGCGGAGACTTCCTCGGTTCCTGCACGGTATGGTGCAGCGACTCTGTCATCTGTATGCGTGGTTGTCATTCAAGCTGTTAACCAATCCAAGCTTTGTTGCAGCTTTGAAACGGCGTGGCGTCGTTGCCTTCGGATGGGTCACAAACACTGCCGAAGAATTCAGCGACGGCTTCTACAGAGTCGGGTGCGATGGTCTCATGACAGACAGGCCTGCCCTCCTCGCAGAATGGCTCAAGAACGAAGGAATGGACGACTCCGCCCTCGAAGGAGAATGCAAGGAATTATAG
- a CDS encoding glycosyltransferase, group 2 family protein (encoded by transcript BESB_076380), translated as MKATSAPPSGGITRAQGDEAQTRVGETSTAVVGRRSAEQCGAGHRTTEAGKILCSDRPSDNGMALPKGDKKLRKDLVGLSGLLWAVLVMLLVAAVLSSLLLVFPAINEYPEVLDFRSLSVQLVQITQSLREAQQEKQPNPQLTASIDDQSASSNDTVAIGIDTVRRPLSDSALSGARGYGDYLHSWRRAPSPPPDLDAQLEGAPYTTFNGSKRGSIDFDKVAPDECKILHFGFGHVLRRANYELALLPAASIIITFYNEHPSVLYRTLDSVLNRTPPQLLEEVILIDDGSTFPFATETNAPYSLSKYIRNFPKVRLLRHSTPKGVAVARSTGIRAAKGRIFVVLDSHVEVGIRWLEPLVARVATNPNTVVFPEVDTVDSQTWEIKTPRTGCTLGLVWSLKEQSFPLGSPGGRPFSPGAYRPSPMIRRSVFAGDKSYFLQHGGYDEKMRFSGENIELSLRQWQCGGRVECSPCSRVFRLVRNDGNTESVPRYSVMSNKMRIMAVWMDEYAALSWYKEHFRT; from the exons AtgaaggcgacgagcgcaCCGCCTAGCGGAGGAATCACGCGCGCGCAAGGCGAtgaagcgcagacgcgcgtcgGAGAAACCAGCACGGCCGTGGTGGGGCGAAGAAGTGCGGAACAGTGTGGAGCCGGACATCGAACTACAGAAGCAGGAAAAATCCTGTGCTCTGACCGACCTAGCGACAACGGAATGGCACTTCCGAAGGGTGACAAGAAGCTTCGAAAAGATCTTGTGGGCCTCAGTGGCTTGTTGTGGGCAGTCCTTGTGATGCTCCTGGTGGCTGCAGTCCTCAGCAGCTTGCTTCTCGTTTTTCCCGCCATCAATGAATATCCAGAAGTCCTTGACTTCCGGTCATTATCTGTCCAGCTAGTGCAAATAACGCAGAGTTTACGCGAGGCACAGCAGGAGAAACAGCCGAACCCACAGCTGACGGCAAGTATAGACGACCAGTCAGCCAGCTCAAATGACACCGTTGCGATCGGCATAGACACCGTCAGAAGACCTCTCAGTGATTCTGCCTTATCTGGGGCAAGGGGCTACGGCGACTATCTACACAGCTGGCGTCGGGCGCCATCACCGCCGCCA GATTTGGATGCCCAGCTGGAGGGTGCGCCCTATACGACGTTCAACGGCAGCAAGCGTGGCTCCATCGATTTCGACAAAGTCGCACCCGACGAATGCAA AATACTACACTTTGGTTTTGGTCATGTGCTCAGGCGAGCGAACTACGAGCTTGCTCTTCTTCCGGCGGCTTCTATCATTATTACCTTCTACAACGAGCACCCCTCTGTATTGTACAGAACGTTAGACAGCGTCCTCAACCGGACGCCACCCCAACTCTTAGAAGAAGTCATATTAATCGACGATGGAAGCACTTTCCCGTTTGCAACTGAAACCAACGCCCCTTATTCTCTGTCAAAATATATTCGGAACTTCCCTAAGGTCCGCCTGCTACGTCATTCGACTCCGAAGG GTGTTGCCGTGGCACGGTCAACCGGTATTCGGGCCGCCAAGGGCAGAATCTTTGTGGTACTGGACAGCCACGTCGAGGTGGGGATTCGCTGGCTGGAGCCACTAGTGGCTCGTGTAGCCACAAATCCAAATACTGTTGTGTTCCCCGAGGTGGACACGGTCGACTCACAGACATGGGAGATCAAAACCCCGAGAACTGGCTGCACCTTAG GTCTGGTCTGGTCTTTAAAAGAGCAGAGCTTCCCGCTTGGATCGCCTGGTGGGCGACCCTTCTCCCCTGGAGCTTACCGTCCGTCTCCAATGATACGGAGAAGCGTTTTCGCCGGGGACAAGAGTTACTTTCTTCAGCATGGGGGGTACGACGAGAAGATGAGATTCTCGGGCGAGAATATTGAACTGTCGCTCCGTCAGTGGCAATGTGGAGGGCGAGTCGAGTGTTCACCCTGCAGTCGGGTCTTCCGCCTTGTTCGGAACGACGGCAATACTGAATCA GTACCACGGTATTCCGTCATGTCTAACAAGATGAGAATCATGGCCGTGTGGATGGACGAATACGCTGCTCTCTCATGGTACAAAGAGCACTTCAGGACATAA
- a CDS encoding hypothetical protein (encoded by transcript BESB_076360) yields the protein MGPVSHLYEHVTLHSHETVAELRELLERFLKRRDPSNCVSTVQGTASHSPPLSSTTTDDEIDSLAVFLVSYLAGATSPLLRRIFLLSCLPPLLQTRAPVTPLGAATPETPPHKAPAKLHAAQPDSVSKLLGPGHGGASEERNISPSAADRQLCLRLNYLPKSYTLSTALRRLGNTYLAAENPLAAIAVYTASLRFLFSEKTQGRPPPAAELLRERAIVVSNRSAAYLRLGHARAALRDATAGVQLDPSYAKAWFRRASACAALAKALSIYAAQLPAAVADDLRIAQSRYEASEPRFCEKRRSARVALRRAIETLRTEEACASRISAESGKRESTNLRDAAATSATDLLERADFRLGSCPCRLSRQRGMVHRGAASDGVEPARMRCRGGSEAASSLPPGSRGYPHFPSNAGTCGAAAKTSTELERPTSTALVNPYCDYLHSCMRVTKEATEGRGVLLLHGPEHVENAVAAGAKNSSKSPDLTRSDAPFSGADRRLLLREYPVASYCLPSANSPVPSLLPPPGMPKAALRRVWTKRSPVASACGSRAVCAGCFALVDEFSEMQDVEGLVEIGVTTDRMQTRLCAAVTLTSPCPWCTSALFCCAECREASHHVAFCRNSFGGQDSCAARETSSTDRDRTSAPECSGDGRGGGSALRRVGEASAAVFEHVEQAALCTLSEASSSPAGQTAPERPLSQKREPQEDAQLLARSRALRPNSDSSFRPAKSPDQTWSTQERYQMLLREASRERARAVASILATELRPPGTALKRGPDPLEMPQEERQCSGGSMGSMEKRLPEEEAPQSVSKTEGVSVAGTNRVGGEQEEHSVGGSLLCHDTRTLRSTVSWTVARTAGGCLEDSTRHVARQIMPFYVQALPQHKRAQSTPKRANGCEGKAGVTPEPLPEIAEYSHAHAHAPRGPGDRMTPRESARGPADGESADDGTRRENLAFFSSSACASSRVPSEPQRQADWTASRLRSLSRHLPGDADALCDFVVNAVWIAGEYCLVSRVKALSSVRGEGVSKENGSKSGRHTAVQSFESGMALWEDGCPADFDMLLGAALRAYSTVWSNSFGLALVLDESGDAWRLGRGLYLDSETAASATEVTLSYGPVAGRGGNSWTERQAVLHKEALFHCRCKICTAWPSLVKELGECGTAFTGGRGRICPLHPDFFGGLPCPRCFGDSKLLREVKNTVLADECTAAQRQNHLKEGSGAAKGDALLDALRALLIDLASTQQKTHDKIGRRPPPSMGAHPEGSLDCRGVAALRGVPFLLRALICDLNSGRSAAAPRSRENGTEARSASPSTGHRACSYDPQQHVRRSATSRYTTPATLAVLGHSCVAIPARAGEEGEDPKWQCVCCKTLWADRREVTELFEQPRSAMVRDISAAHAAVQKALLAARRAPASPRTGGEKEVCALDNRLRDRSPELPAVRMLLADLLQAAASATGQLSHEVCEVLDLRAMFESTCPQFQCESGNLPGDADHRVVACDSLLGATWVLSLRYAMGWRQPELCVELYKCASLAANAGAFAEAALLSRAAYQTARRCYGSQHALPLLIHKLCDALPGGNGQLAL from the exons ATGGGACCTGTTTCTCATCTTTACGAGCACGTGACACTCCACAGTCACGAGACGGTGGCCGAACTGCGGGAGTTGTTGGAGCGTTTCCTGAAGCGACGGGATCCAAGCAACTGCGTGTCTACAGTTCAAGGAACAGCCAGCCattcgccgcctctctccagcACGACGACAGACGACGAAATTGACTCGCTCGCTGTTTTTCTGGTCTCGTATCTGGCTGGTGCCACGAGTCCCCTTCTACGTCgcatcttcctcctctcgtgCCTGCCTCCTTTGCTTcagacgcgagcgccagtGACGCCTTTGGGCGCTGCGACGCCCGAGACGCCTCCCCACAAAGCGCCTGCTAAATTGCATGCTGCTCAGCCGGACTCCGTTTCAAAGCTACTAGGGCCAGGACATGGCGGCGCAAGTGAGGAAAGGAACATTTCACCCTCTGCGGCTGACAGACAGTTGTGCCTCCGGCTGAACTATTTGCCCAAGTCCTATACTCTCAGTACCGCCCTCAGGCGGCTCGGGAACACCTACTTGGCAGCTGAAAACCCTCTTGCGGCCATCGCAGTTTACACCGCGTCCCTTCGCTTTCTTTTCTCAGAGAAGACACAGGGCCGAccgcctccagcggctgAACTCCTCCGTGAGCGGGCTATCGTTGTCTCGAACCGCAGCGCTGCCTACCTCCGTCTTGGCcatgcgcgcgccgcgcttcgagACGCGACTGCGGGCGTGCAGCTCGACCCCTCCTACGCGAAAGCGTGGTTCAGGCgggcgtctgcatgcgcagcgctCGCGAAGGCTCTGAGTATCTACGCGGCGCAGCTTCCCGCAGCGGTAGCAGATGATCTTCGGATCGCTCAGTCCCGGTATGAGGCTTCGGAACCGCGTTTctgcgagaagaggaggtcGGCGCGAGTTGCACTGCGTCGCGCTATCGAGACACTTCGTACGGAGGAAGCGTGTGCGTCTCGTATCTCTGCCGAGTCAGGAAAAAGGGAATCGACGAACctgagagacgccgcggccacATCCGCAACCGATCTCCTCGAGCGTGCGGACTTCCGGCTCGGAAGCTGTCCATGCAGGCTTTCCCGGCAGAGAGGAATGGTCCATCGAGGGGCTGCAAGCGATGGAGTCGAGCCGGCTAGGATGcgttgccgcggcggcagcgaggccgcgtcgAGCCTTCCGCCAGGAAGTAGAGGATATCCGCACTTCCCATCAAACGCAGGGACTTGTGGAGCCGCTGCCAAGACGTCTACTGAACTCGAGCGCCCAACAAGCACGGCGCTTGTCAACCCATACTGCGATTACTTACACTCTTGCATGCGGGTCACGAAGGAGGCCACGGAGGGACGCGGAGTCCTTTTGCTCCACGGGCCTGAGCATGTAGAGAATgcagtcgccgccggcgcaaaGAACTCGAGCAAGTCGCCCGATCTCACCCGCTCCGACGCTCCGTTCTCAGGAGCGGatcggcgtctcctcctgcgGGAGTATCCCGTTGCCTCCTACTGTCTGCCCTCGGCGAACTCACCCGTGCCGtctctcctgcctcctccAGGGATGCCTAAggcggctctccgccgcgtgtGGACAAAGCGGAGCCCcgtcgcttccgcctgcggctccagAGCTGTGTGTGCGGGCTGTTTCGCGCTGGTCGACGAGTTTTCGGAGATGCAGGACGTTGAGGGGTTGGTGGAAATCGGTGTGACCACGGATCGGATGCAGACTCGACTCTGTGCCGCGGTCACCTTAACCAGTCCTTGCCCGTGGTGCACATCGGCTCTGTTCTGCTGCGCCGAGTGCCGAGAGGCCTCTCATCACGTGGCTTTTTGCCGTAACAGCTTTGGCGGGCAAGACtcgtgcgccgcgagagagacgagctcTACAGACCGAGACAGAACCTCGGCTCCCGAATGCTCGGGCGACGGccgtggcggcggctccgccctGAGGAGAGTGGGCGAGGCGTCAGCCGCTGTGTTTGAGCACGTCGAGCAGGCAGCTCTCTGCACGCTCTCAGAGGCGAGCTCCTCACCAGCTGGTCAGACTGCCCCGGAACGGCCTCTCTCCCAGAAAAGAGAGCCGCAAGAAGACGCACAGCTTCTCGCCCGGAGTCGCGCACTGCGGCCGAACAGCGATTCTAGCTTCCGTCCTGCAAAGTCCCCAGACCAGACGTGGTCTACGCAAGAACGGTATCAGATGCTTCTCCGCGAGGCATCCAGGGAAAGGGCACGAGCTGTTGCCAGCATCCTGGCAACAGAGTTAAGGCCTCCAGGTACGGCGTTAAAGCGAGGGCCTGACCCACTGGAGATGCCgcaagaggagagacaaTGTTCCGGGGGGTCGATGGGGTCGATGGAGAAGCGCCtgccagaagaagaagcaccACAGAGCGTTTCGAAAACTGAAggcgtctctgtcgccgGAACCAATCGTGTCGGGGGGGAACAGGAAGAACACTCAGTCGGCGGTTCTCTTTTGTGCCACGACACTCGCACCTTGCGCTCCACTGTGAGCTGGACTGTAGCTCGAACTGCAGGAGGATGTCTCGAGGACAGCACTCGCCACGTGGCGCGACAGATCATGCCCTTTTATGTCCAAGCTCTCCCACAGCACAAACGCGCTCAGAGCACCCCAAAGCGGGCAAATGGCTGCGAAGGCAAAGCAGGTGTGACTCCCGAGCCGCTACCAGAGATCGCAGAATACTCCCATGctcacgcgcacgcgccgcgagggcctgGGGATCGCATGACACCGAGGGAGTCCgctcgcgggcctgcagATGGAGAGTCAGCGGACGACGGAACCAGAAGAGAGAATCTggcttttttctcttctaGCGCGTGTGCCTCGTCGCGGGTGCCTTCCGAACCTCAAAGACAGGCGGATTGGACTGCTTCCCGCCTTCGCTCTTTGTCGCGGCACTTgcctggcgacgcagacgcgctgtGCGACTTCGTCGTAAACGCCGTCTGGATTGCGGGAGAGTACTGCCTTGTCAGCCGTGTCAAAGCTCTCTCGAgcgtgcgaggcgaaggcgtctccAAAGAGAACGGAAGCAAAAGCGGAAGACACACTGCAGTGCAAAGTTTTGAATCAGGGATGGCCCTCTGGGAGGACGGCTGCCCAGCCGATTTCGACATGCTTCTGGGGGCGGCCCTGCGCGCATACAGCACCGTGTGGAGCAACTCGTTTGGGCTCGCTCTCGTGCTGgacgagagcggagacgcctggCGCCTAGGACGAGGACTATATCT CGACTCCGAGACGGCCGCTTCTGCAACTGAGGTCACCCTCTCCTACGGCCCCGTTGCTGGAAGAGGCGGCAACAGCTGGACAGAAAGGCAGGCTGTGCTCCACAAGGAAGCTCTCTTCCACTGCCGCTGCAAG ATTTGCACAGCGTGGCCATCACTTGTGAAAGAGTTGGGAGAGTGTGGCACTGCCTTCAcgggaggcagaggccgcatATGCCCCCTCCATCCCGACTTCTTTGGAGGCCTTCCATGCCCACGATGCTTCGGCGACTCGAAACTCTTGCGGGAGGTGAAAAACACGGTTCTTGCCGATGAGTGCACAGCCGCTCAGCGCCAGAACCACTTGAAAGAAGGCTCTGGCGCTGCGAAGGGGGATGCCCTTCTGGACGCACTGCGTGCACTCCTGATCGACTTGGCGTCCACACAGCAGAAAACGCACGACAAGATCGGCAGGCGGCCGCCACCGAGTATGGGTGCTCATCCGGAAGGCAGCCTAGACTGTAGGGGCGTCGCGGCTTTGCGGGGAGTCCCTTTTCTGCTGCGAGCCCTGATATGTGACCTGAACAGCGGACGAAGTGCCGCAGCACCACGAAGTAGGGAAAACGGAACTGAAGCTCGATCCGCGTCTCCTTCAACCGGCCACCGTGCTTGTTCATATGACCCGCAGCAGCACGTGCGGAGAAGCGCTACCTCCCGCTACACGACGCCCGCCACGTTGGCGGTTCTGGGTCACTCCTGCGTTGCGATACCCGCGAGAgcaggggaggagggggaggatCCAAAATGGCAGTGCGTTTGCTGTAAAACTTTGTGGGCGGACAGAAGAGAAGTCACTGAACTGTTTGAGCAACCACGCTCTGCGATGGTCAGAGATATCTCGGCGGCACACGCGGCAGTGCAGAaggcccttctcgccgccagACGGGCACCTGCGTCCCCCCGCACGGGAGGAGAAAAGGAGGTGTGCGCGCTTGACAACCGGTTGAGGGATCGTTCTCCGGAGTTACCGGCTGTACGAATGTTGCTTGCTGacctgctgcaggcggcagcctccgcaACAGGCCAGCTGTCCCACGAGGTGTGTGAAGTTCTTGACCTTCGTGCCATGTTTGAAAGTACGTGCCCGCAATTCCAGTGCGAGTCCGGGAACCTGCCAGGGGACGCAGATCATAGAGTAGTCGCCTGCGATTCTCTCCTCGGTGCGACCTGGGTGCTTTCCCTCCGGTATGCCATGGGCTGGCGACAGCCTGAGCTATGCGTAGAGCTCTACAAATGTGCCTCCCTAGCAGCCAATGCAGGTGCCTTTGCGGAGGCTGCTCTGCTCAGTCGAGCGGCCTACCAGACTGCCAGAAGGTGCTACGGCTCGCAGCATGCCCTTCCACTGCTGATACACAAGCTGTGCGACGCTCTACCGGGCGGAAACGGCCAGCTCGCGTTATGA